The stretch of DNA TGCACTTCGGCCTTCAGCTGGCGGGCGGCGATCGCGGCATAGGACAGGAAGCTGTTCTTGTCCTTGCCGGCGTCGTCGCGGCCGTTGAGCGCACCCTCGTTGCCCATGCCGCTGGTGATCGAGTCGCCGAAGAATTCGATCCGGCGCTTGGGGCGCGGCGCGGGCGGCAGCAGAGCGGCGCCGTCGTCGAGCTCCAGGCCGCGGAACACGGTCGCGCCCTCCTCGCCTTCAGTGCGCTTGGTGATCAGGAAGCTGTGGGTGCCGGGAGCGAGCTTCTGCGCCACGACGTAGGTCGCCGCGCCCTGCTTTGCTTCGAGCACCAGGGGCGCCGATAGGTCCCCGTCCAGGAACACGTTGAAGTAATTCCGGCCGCGCTCGTCGTCAAGCTTGATGGCGAGCGAGGTGCCGGTGAAGCGCCCCGCGATGGAGGTATTCGGCCAGGAAATCAGCGGCGCATCCGCTTGCGAAAAGTCGATGCGGCCGGTGTACTGCAGTTTCGCATCGCTCGGAGAAACCGGCGTGGCAGCCGTCGCCAGGCCGGCGTGCAGCAGGGCCGCGAGGGCCAGCGAAAGGGTAAAACGTGTCATGGTGGCGCTTTCGGTCATGCTCGGCCTTGTTCTCTTGCTCGGGCATATTGTAATCGCCCCCGGAGCCGCGACCGGTCTTGCCGGGCGATGCGCTCCAGGGGATGGCTGCTCACAGCTTGATGGTCACCAAGCGGCCGTCGTAGCTGACCGACTTGTCGTAGGCATCCAGGTCCGCCGCCGCGGCGGTGCCCGGGCGCAGCACGCGTACCCGGAATTCGCGCTGCACCGGCATGCCCTTGTACTGGCCCTCGCGCGCGCCAATCGTGACCACCCCGTTGCGGTCGTCGTAGCTGAACGGGATGCGGCTGAACTCGCCACGAGCATAGGCATTGGTCACGCCGTCGTCCTCGTACAGGCTGGCCTGGCCGTCGGCCCCGGCGACGACCTGCAGCACCAG from Massilia varians encodes:
- a CDS encoding SGNH/GDSL hydrolase family protein, translating into MTRFTLSLALAALLHAGLATAATPVSPSDAKLQYTGRIDFSQADAPLISWPNTSIAGRFTGTSLAIKLDDERGRNYFNVFLDGDLSAPLVLEAKQGAATYVVAQKLAPGTHSFLITKRTEGEEGATVFRGLELDDGAALLPPAPRPKRRIEFFGDSITSGMGNEGALNGRDDAGKDKNSFLSYAAIAARQLKAEVHMTSQSGIGVMISWFPFTMPDFYDQLSAVGDNDSRWDFARWTPDVVVVNLLQNDSWLIGRDHKLQPEPGDAERIAAYKRFVQRIRQRYPQAYIVCALGSMDATRPGSPWPGYVTAAVQQMRKEDGDKRIDTLFFEHTGYGQHPRVHHHQANAAKLTALVRARMGW